A genomic region of Caenorhabditis elegans chromosome V contains the following coding sequences:
- the B0507.4 gene encoding DUF4455 domain-containing protein (Partially confirmed by transcript evidence): MFAEEIKELKRLHKLKLAAFFDCIRLKYRFEEKAHEWSDWIENHLRQMIIRVQTKFIDFETMAKNFKYFKSVSEEMMPEINSEIFNLNEEITILLNNFSTIFNNFEIMYIDHPEGLFIRVIQKSLCMIAVKLLEIRNSLDKADMSNDWYEETRALFSNIKISDIPTVSQLRKICKNESHSDYEELKFPEVLRVATVVIEEVSNNSKESEEL; this comes from the exons ATGTTTGCTGAGGAAATCAAAGAACTTAAAAGACTCCACAAATTGAAACTTGCGGCATTTTTCGATTGCATTCGGTTGAAATAtcgatttgaagaaaaagcaCACGAATGGTCCGATTGGATTGAAAACCATCTTAGACAAATGATTATTAGAGtgcaaacaaaatttattgattttgaaactatG gcaaaaaatttcaaatatttcaaatcagTTTCGGAAGAAATGATGCCTgaaataaattctgaaatatttaatctAAATGAAGAAATCACGATCttgctcaacaatttttctaccattttcaacaactttGAAATTATGTATATCGACCATCCAGAAGGACTTTTTATTCGCGTTAttcaa aaaagcttGTGCATGATAGCTGTAAAACTCCTGGAAATCCGGAATTCTTTAGACAAAGCTGACATGTCAAATGACTGGTATGAAGAGACAAGGGCGCTTTTCTCAAACATCAAAATAAGTGACATTCCAACGGTTTcccaattgagaaaaatttgtaaaaatgagAGTCATTCTGACTAcgaagaattgaaatttccggaggTTTTGAGAGTAGCTACTGTAGTGATTGAAGAAGTTTCAAACAACAGTAAAGAATCAGAAGAATTATAG
- the B0507.7 gene encoding Protein containing ALS2cr12 (ALS2CR12) signature (Confirmed by transcript evidence), with product MSFPACKPDACDQQIKNKNNAEKLKQQKEINEEYLELKRNLDKTEIEGELQFQMLEKQQNDSQKEKLKNTETAILNGIANLAKLRAKQSLDDQFNLFKQQCNILCSKYKLFECEFNISETLILQAVKMRNQSEIDMDDLLSSLRVFSYYNTEFNAEGSGNDAEFISLVNQILPITENIKTELISIQSRMENESDSNGDIEHEVVKELILVNDYMTEMSDLIKKFKFII from the exons ATGTCATTCCCTGCCTGTAAGCCGGACGCATGTGACCA acaaatcaaaaataaaaataacgcTGAAAAGTTGAAGCAACAAAAGGAAATCAATGAAGAATATTTGGAATTGAAACGAAACCTAGATAAAACAGAAATTGAAGGagaacttcaatttcaaatgttggaaaaacaacaaaatgatTCTCAAAaagagaaactgaaaaatactgaaacaGCTATATTGAACGGAA TTGCAAATCTTGCAAAGTTGAGAGCCAAGCAGTCGTTAGATGATCAATTCAACCTATTCAAGCAGCAATGCAACATTTTATGCAGCAAATACAAACTATTTGAATGTGAATTCAACATTTCAGAAACACTG ATTCTCCAAGCTGTAAAAATGAGAAACCAATCTGAGATAGATATGGACGATTTATTGAGCTCCCTCCGTGTTTTTTCGTATTATAACACAGAATTTAATGCAGAAGGATCTGGAAATGACGCTGAATTTATCAGTCTTGTTAATCAAATATTACCGataactgaaaatataaaaactgagTTGATCAGCATTCAATCAAGAATGGAGAATGAAAGTGATTCCAATGGTGATATAGAACATGAAGTAGTGAAAGAACTAATTCTGGTAAATGACTACATGACAGAGATGAGTGATCTAATCAAAAAA TTCAAATTCATTATTTAA
- the ddn-1 gene encoding Protein containing ALS2cr12 (ALS2CR12) signature (Confirmed by transcript evidence): MSSKYEERKVARENELKEERDKINRQVQQKSAGLHAAHERELDETREKLKKGAEEKKKEILNQRAKQIEEMEALQERLNAITREKLNVRNDSNKMEVEKRKFELEKLQKELEEKLQIRRQQLNDSAEIIKNGEKIRQEMCNKIREERNAEQKKFNEEVLKLNQGIHEIKINQEEKLQKMDEKRIEEQKKRLEKIENRAFSGIANSAQLMTSLAIEDNFEQFRQHCRNLINRHRAFCNSYNSIEAQLMNIDNRMKAGRPLIDFDMEDLLSDLRMFRICASEFNAGGSTDEERFTGHIADVIAIIGELTTEINTIDSKIGVFEEEPLVTDQNGILKEMIAISDKMKEISIKIQLFNVISRDHIQETLADQMRIAHSTRNGRNALEGPPAYETTKKVKPAAITEN, translated from the exons ATGTCTTCAAAATATGAGGAACGAAAAGTTGCCAGAGAAAATGAGTTGAAAGAAGAACGCGACAAAATAAATAGA CAAGTTCAACAAAAATCTGCCGGTCTGCATGCTGCCCATGAAAGAGAATTAGACGAGacgagagaaaaattgaagaaaggtgcggaggaaaagaaaaaggaaatctTGAACCAAAGAGCAAA acaaatcgaAGAAATGGAAGCATTGCAAGAACGCCTCAATGCTATTACCAGAGAGAAGTTGAATGTTCGAAATGATTCAAACAAAATGGAAGTTGAGAAGAGAAAATTTGAGCTTGAGAAGCTACAAAAAGAACttgaagaaaaacttcaaattcgtCGTCAGCAACTGAATGATTCGGCAGAAATCATTAAGAACGGGGAAAAGATTCGGCAAGAAATGTGCAACAAAATCAGAGAAGAAAGGAACGCGGAACAAAAGAAGTTTAAtgaagaagttttgaaattgaatcaaGGGATTCACGAAATCAAGATAAACCAagaagaaaaacttcaaaaaatggatgaaaaacGAATTGAGGAACAGAAGAAGCGATTGGAGAAGATAGAGAATAGGGCCTTCTCAGGAA TTGCTAATTCGGCACAGTTGATGACAAGTCTAGCAATTGAGGATAACTTCGAACAATTTCGTCAACATTGCAGAAATCTTATCAACCGCCACAGAGCCTTTTGCAATTCATACAATTCTATTGAAGCACAG CTTATGAATATTGACAATCGTATGAAAGCTGGAAGACCGCTTATAGACTTTGATATGGAAGATCTTTTGAGTGATCTCAGAATGTTCAGAATTTGTGCTTCTGAATTTAATGCAGGTGGATCTACTGATGAAGAGAGATTCACTGGGCATATTGCTGACGTCATTGCAATAATTGGAGAATTGACTACTGAAATCAATACAATTGATTCAAAGATTGGCGTTTTCGAAGAGGAGCCACTTGTCACTGATCAAAATGggattttgaaagaaatgatCGCCATTAGTgacaaaatgaaagaaatcaGTATCAAAATCCAGCTG TTCAACGTCATCAGCCGTGACCACATTCAAGAGACATTGGCTGATCAAATGAGAATTGCTCATTCTACTAGAAATGGACGTAACGCTCTTGAAGGACCACCCGCCTATGAAACCACAAAGAAGGTTAAGCCAGCAGCAATCACcgaaaactaa
- the B0507.8 gene encoding Protein containing ALS2cr12 (ALS2CR12) signature (Confirmed by transcript evidence): MSTAQRDEQNARDEVKHQDAIREIQDSGPTRLQQELSRSDHQHLRNMKMLADEADRFKKEVDQRILKEQAEHEQKKEESIRNAQIEVEQNSKKIDVLTSIALNHFEDATSKFNEKNLHLDKEIAEGKARSMIMESEVGRQIFDEVDNKKDMEELLAQKKTEVLMDKRNEIHEAQREAASSEREERKENQVMAINDIRSDLVDVQSMGMQDLAIQRCVDDQKNRRQVNGKMAELKNGPMADFDGFFGRAAVVLGATEDHFARLSERQIRSTKQYVTRLSECLRAINDKVGAIEQNLAFLELEDVSMSDELRKIKSKVSDFQPVIAGLRRNLELKIAIEEENNKRFSDLKDDLFNIINNLQPIAENRRVITESIQQRHNVSMPIEAISDVSQKLEIKN, encoded by the exons ATGTCCACAGCTCAGCGCGACGAGCAAAACGCACGCGACGAAGTAAAACACCAGGATGCAATTCG AGAAATACAAGATAGTGGTCCCACACGGTTACAACAAGAACTCTCTCGTAGTGATCATCAGCACCTGAGAAACATGAAAATGCTCGCAGATGAAGCGGATCGATTTAAGAAAG aagttgACCAAAGAATACTAAAAGAACAAGCTGAACACGAACAAAAAAAGGAGGAAAGCATAAGAAATGCACAAATTGAGGTTGaacaaaattcgaagaaaattgatgttttaacATCAATTGCACTGAACCATTTTGAAGACGCTACGTCTAAGTTCAACGAG aaaaatctgCACTTGGATAAGGAAATTGCTGAAGGAAAAGCTAGAAGCATGATTATGGAATCTGAAGTGGGAAGACAAATCTTTGACGAAGTTGATAACAAAAAAGATATGGAAGA aCTTTTGGctcagaaaaaaacagaagtttTAATGGATAAGAGAAATGAAATTCACGAAGCACAAAGAGAAGCAGCGTCGAGTGAGCGAGAGGAACGCAAGGAAAACCAAGTTATG GCAATTAATGATATTCGAAGTGATTTGGTTGACGTGCAGTCAATGGGAATGCAAGATCTGGCTATTCAGCGATGTGTTGACGACCAAAAGAATCGAAGACAAGTTAACGGCAAAATGGCAGAGCTGAAAAATGGGCCGATGGCAGATTTTGATGGATTCTTCGGTAGAGCAGCTGTTGTG cttggAGCAACTGAAGACCATTTCGCAAGGTTAAGCGAAAGACAAATAAGGTCAACCAAACAATATGTCACTCGCCTTTCCGAATGCCTTCGTGCCATTAACGACAAAGTTGGGGCAATTGAACAAAACTTAGCATTTTTGGAGTTGGAAGATGTTTCAATGAGT GATGAGCTCCGGAAGATCAAATCTAAGGTTTCGGATTTTCAACCAGTCATTGCTGGCTTGAGACGTAATCTTGAGCTCAAGATTGCAATTGAAGAAGAGAACAACAAACGTTTTAGTGACTTGAAAGATGATCTCTTTAATATC ATTAATAATCTTCAACCAATTGCCGAAAACCGTCGTGTAATTACTGAGAGTATCCAACAAAGACATAACGTGTCGATGCCAATCGAAGCGATTTCCGATGTTAGCCAGAAactggaaatcaaaaattaa
- the B0507.9 gene encoding Protein containing ALS2cr12 (ALS2CR12) signature (Confirmed by transcript evidence) has product METSIFDDVETRIDNNEIIAQQHAEDLFELYLKIQNAEKDSVIDIRKEASADHEEMLCELRNDLSQVMKMGMVNLSMQIIAQERNNRRKVNQHIINIKSKTEEIDKFFQRAISVLGAPPGYPAKKEEKAKTKNYLIQFGEVLLSISTMVTNLEQSLACYELKEVLMNGMISQIRTQISDFNKVIPNFKRILNSENQEIDPDNYEKFVDMKKRLFAMVNCLHLISEKRGEMNRLIEEKMNLSMPQFQNLQISNGT; this is encoded by the exons ATGGAGacatcaatttttgatgatgttGAAACCAGAATAGACAACAATGA AATTATTGCTCAACAGCATGCTGAAGATCTATTTGAGctttacttgaaaattcaaaatgctgAAAAGGACAGTGTTATTGATATCAGAAAAGAGGCAAGCGCCGATCATGAAGAG ATGTTATGTGAGCTTCGCAATGATTTGAGCCAAGTCATGAAAATGGGAATGGTGAATCTTTCAATGCAAATTATTGCTCAAGAGAGAAACAACCGCAGAAAAGTTAATCAGCATATTATCAACATAAAATCGAAGACAGAAGAAATTGACAAGTTTTTCCAGCGAGCAATTTCTGTG CTTGGTGCACCGCCAGGCTATCCTgcgaaaaaggaagaaaaagcGAAAACTAAGAACTATTTGATCCAGTTTGGAGAAGTTCTTCTTTCAATTAGTACGATGGTCACTAATCTGGAGCAAAGCTTGGCTTGTTACGAACTAAAAGAGGTTTTGATGAAT GGCATGATCAGCCAAATCCGAACTCAAATATCCGATTTCAACAAAGTGATTCCGAATTTCAAACGGATCCTAAACAGTGAAAATCAGGAAATTGATCCagataattatgaaaaatttgtggaTATGAAAAAACGATTATTCGCAATG gttAATTGTTTGCATTTGATTTCCGAAAAACGCGGAGAAATGAACCGAttgattgaagaaaaaatgaatctgTCAATGccacaatttcaaaatctccaAATCAGCAATGGGACttga